The following are encoded in a window of Flavobacteriales bacterium genomic DNA:
- a CDS encoding aspartate carbamoyltransferase catalytic subunit — protein MSPAPDTSLDSPSGQLSTEHLLGIQDLSAEDIQLIFRTADGFKEVLGRHIKKVPSLRDITIANLFFESSTRTRVSFELAEKRLSADVVNFSASGSSVSKGETLVDTVNNILAMKVDMVVMRHPDPGAAIFLSRHVDARIVNAGDGTHEHPTQALLDAYSIREKLGRVKGVKVLIAGDILHSRVALSNILCLKKLGAEVMLCGPATLMPRHVESLGVTVEHDLDKALAWCDVANMLRIQMERQGGDGLANFPSLREYAMLYGLDLARYQRVGRDITIMHPGPINRGVEVTSEVADHANSIILDQVENGVAIRMAVLYLLAARIPRGHV, from the coding sequence ATGAGCCCGGCACCCGACACCTCCCTGGACAGCCCCAGCGGCCAGCTCAGCACCGAGCATCTGCTGGGCATCCAGGACCTCAGTGCCGAAGACATCCAGCTCATCTTCCGCACCGCCGACGGTTTCAAGGAAGTGCTGGGCCGTCACATCAAGAAGGTGCCTTCGCTGCGCGACATCACCATCGCCAACCTCTTCTTCGAGAGCAGCACCCGCACCCGCGTCAGCTTCGAGCTGGCCGAGAAGCGCCTCAGCGCCGACGTGGTGAACTTCAGCGCCAGCGGCTCCAGCGTGAGCAAGGGCGAGACGTTGGTGGATACGGTGAACAACATCCTGGCGATGAAGGTGGACATGGTGGTGATGCGCCATCCCGACCCCGGCGCCGCCATCTTCCTGAGCCGCCACGTGGACGCCCGCATCGTGAATGCCGGTGACGGCACCCACGAGCATCCCACCCAGGCCCTGCTGGACGCCTACAGCATCCGCGAAAAGCTCGGAAGGGTGAAGGGCGTGAAGGTGCTCATCGCGGGCGACATCCTCCACAGCCGGGTGGCCCTCAGCAACATCCTCTGCCTGAAGAAGCTCGGCGCCGAAGTGATGCTCTGTGGCCCGGCCACGCTGATGCCCCGGCACGTGGAAAGCCTGGGCGTGACCGTGGAGCACGACCTGGACAAGGCGCTGGCCTGGTGCGATGTGGCCAACATGCTGCGCATCCAGATGGAACGGCAGGGGGGCGATGGCCTGGCCAACTTCCCCAGCCTGCGCGAGTACGCCATGCTCTATGGGCTGGACCTGGCCCGATACCAGCGTGTGGGCCGCGACATCACCATCATGCATCCGGGGCCCATCAACCGCGGGGTGGAGGTCACCAGCGAGGTGGCCGACCACGCCAACAGCATCATCCTGGACCAGGTGGAGAACGGTGTGGCCATCCGCATGGCGGTGCTCTATCTGCTGGCCGCCCGGATCCCACGCGGCCATGTGTGA
- a CDS encoding response regulator transcription factor: MRIRTLLADQGELALIGLRAILAKVDRVELVGAARDAIELQAQLVRLRPDVVLIDHTSEGFGASAIRDGMRRAKRARFVAITPDPSPATLRSAIRAGVTGYIRKDCGVEEIIEAVLRTAEGEKFYCGKVLAALERTGVDSAKFLAEPLTCDPVSLTERECEVLALIAEGRSYTRIAEHLNLSAHTVNTHRRNIMQKLGVNNTAAVVMYAMRNGLVSPNKFLFDPVR, encoded by the coding sequence ATGCGCATCCGCACGCTCCTGGCCGACCAAGGCGAACTCGCCCTCATCGGGCTGCGCGCCATCCTGGCCAAAGTGGACCGGGTGGAGCTGGTGGGTGCCGCACGCGACGCGATCGAGCTCCAGGCCCAACTGGTGCGGCTGCGCCCGGATGTGGTGCTGATCGACCATACCTCCGAGGGCTTCGGCGCCTCGGCCATCCGCGATGGTATGCGCCGGGCCAAACGCGCCCGCTTCGTGGCCATTACGCCCGATCCATCCCCCGCCACCCTGCGCAGCGCCATACGCGCCGGGGTCACGGGCTACATCCGGAAGGATTGCGGTGTGGAGGAGATCATCGAGGCCGTGTTGCGCACGGCGGAAGGGGAGAAGTTCTACTGCGGCAAGGTGCTCGCTGCGCTGGAACGCACCGGGGTGGACAGCGCGAAGTTCCTGGCCGAACCGCTCACCTGCGATCCCGTGTCCCTCACCGAGCGCGAATGCGAAGTACTGGCCTTGATCGCCGAGGGCCGCTCCTACACACGCATCGCCGAGCATCTCAACCTCAGCGCGCATACGGTGAACACCCACCGGCGCAACATCATGCAGAAGCTGGGGGTGAACAACACCGCCGCCGTGGTGATGTATGCCATGCGCAACGGGCTGGTGAGTCCGAACAAGTTCCTCTTCGACCCCGTGCGTTGA
- the pyrR gene encoding bifunctional pyr operon transcriptional regulator/uracil phosphoribosyltransferase PyrR: MRPVTILSGKALELTVERLCHQLIEDHGDLTGVALIGLQPRGILLARRLRAVLARILGGEQLQYGELDITFHRDDFRLRTTPPTPSATQLDFSLDGRKVVLVDDVLFTGRTIRAGLDALLAFGRPATVQLLVLIDRRFSRELPIQPDHVGRWVDSIAGQHVTVEWRETDGQDRVLLHGADVDATDAASIAQGVGQ; this comes from the coding sequence ATGCGGCCGGTGACCATCCTCTCGGGCAAAGCCTTGGAGCTGACCGTGGAGCGGCTGTGCCACCAATTGATCGAGGACCACGGCGACCTCACCGGCGTAGCGCTCATCGGTCTGCAGCCCCGCGGCATTCTGCTGGCCCGCCGCCTGCGCGCCGTGCTGGCCCGCATCCTCGGTGGTGAGCAACTCCAGTACGGCGAGCTCGACATCACCTTCCACCGCGACGACTTCCGCCTGCGCACCACGCCGCCCACGCCCAGCGCCACACAACTGGATTTTTCCCTCGACGGCCGCAAGGTGGTGCTGGTGGACGATGTGCTCTTCACCGGCCGCACCATCCGCGCCGGCCTCGACGCCCTGCTCGCCTTCGGACGACCCGCCACCGTGCAACTCCTGGTGCTCATCGACAGACGCTTCAGCCGAGAACTGCCCATCCAACCCGACCACGTGGGCCGCTGGGTGGACAGCATCGCCGGGCAGCATGTGACCGTGGAGTGGCGCGAGACCGACGGCCAGGACCGCGTGCTGCTCCACGGTGCCGACGTGGACGCCACCGACGCGGCCAGCATCGCCCAAGGTGTGGGACAATGA
- a CDS encoding ribonuclease Z: MALRRFDVIPLGTGAALPARGRHPSAQLLNVHEALYLIDCGEGTQERLRELGINFMRVGHVFISHMHGDHYLGLMGLLSTMHLLGRKTPLHVHGPPALREVVDVQLRASETWLRFPVEHRALTPANGILAWQDERVEVRLLALRHRIPCTGFVFREKPAPRPLRLDRLHLVPHFRRDAVKLGDDLVLADGSTMPNAELTLEPPPVRSYAYCSDTAYETALIPHLRGVDLLYHEATFTEQLAARAKETYHTTAAQAATLARDAGVGRLLLGHFSSRYKTVEPLLAEARAIFPATLPAQEGVSYTPGANEQA; this comes from the coding sequence ATGGCGCTCCGCAGATTCGATGTGATCCCCCTCGGCACTGGTGCGGCCTTGCCCGCCCGGGGCAGGCACCCCTCGGCGCAGCTGCTCAACGTGCACGAGGCGCTGTATCTGATCGATTGCGGAGAAGGCACCCAGGAACGGTTGCGCGAACTGGGGATCAACTTCATGCGTGTGGGCCATGTCTTCATCAGCCACATGCACGGCGACCACTACCTGGGCTTGATGGGCCTGCTCAGCACCATGCATCTGCTGGGGCGCAAGACACCGCTGCATGTGCACGGGCCGCCCGCGTTGCGCGAAGTGGTCGATGTGCAGTTGCGCGCCTCGGAGACCTGGTTGCGATTTCCGGTGGAGCATCGTGCGCTAACGCCTGCGAACGGCATCCTGGCCTGGCAGGATGAACGCGTGGAGGTACGCCTGCTCGCCCTGCGCCACCGCATCCCCTGCACAGGCTTCGTCTTCCGCGAGAAGCCAGCGCCGCGTCCACTGCGCCTTGATCGCCTGCATCTGGTGCCGCACTTCCGCCGCGATGCGGTGAAGCTCGGCGATGATCTCGTCCTGGCCGATGGCAGCACGATGCCCAATGCGGAGCTGACCTTGGAGCCACCGCCGGTGCGCAGCTACGCCTATTGTTCCGACACCGCCTATGAGACCGCGCTGATCCCCCATCTCCGAGGAGTGGACCTGCTCTACCACGAGGCCACCTTCACCGAGCAACTGGCGGCCCGCGCCAAGGAGACCTACCACACCACCGCCGCGCAGGCCGCCACCCTGGCGCGCGATGCCGGCGTGGGCAGGCTGCTGCTGGGCCACTTCAGTTCGCGCTACAAGACGGTGGAGCCGCTGCTGGCTGAGGCCCGAGCCATCTTTCCGGCCACGCTGCCCGCCCAGGAGGGCGTGTCGTACACCCCTGGCGCCAACGAACAGGCGTGA
- the ftcD gene encoding glutamate formimidoyltransferase — protein MQRRLIECVPNISEGRDRAKIDAIANVVTTVEGVRLLDIDPGKATNRTVITFVGGPEAVCEAAFLLVKKAQELIDMRGHTGEHPRFGATDVCPLVPISGVTMAECAEYARALGKRVGDELGIPVYLYENAAREEKRRNLANNRSGEYEGLKKKLGDTAWKPDHGPAEWNERVARSGAIAIGARNFLVAYNINLNSTSTRRANAIAFDIREAGRVKREGDPLTGKVVNDANGEPVKIPGKLKAVKGIGWYIEEYGIAQLSLNLTDITVTPVHVAFDEACKSAAERGIRVTGSELVGLIPKQALLDAADFFLTRQERSLGIPEREKIKIAVKSLGLDDLAPFDPEKKVIEYMLAEPGQERLVRMDLKRFSEEAASESPAPGGGSVAAYVGALGAALGTMVANLSAHKRGWDDRWAAYSAWAVQGEALRNELLFLVDEDTRAYDRIIACFGMPKGNDAEKAARKSAIDEATKGAINTPLRTMEVCVESMALMKAMAGTGLEASVSDAGVGALCARTGAIGGYLNVRINCAGLGDEAFKKQVLARAEELKAQAEALEAEVMAITLRKV, from the coding sequence ATGCAACGCCGCCTGATCGAATGTGTGCCCAACATCAGCGAGGGCCGCGACCGTGCCAAGATCGACGCCATCGCCAACGTGGTCACCACCGTGGAAGGGGTCCGTCTCTTGGACATCGATCCCGGAAAGGCCACCAACCGAACGGTGATCACCTTCGTGGGCGGGCCCGAGGCGGTGTGCGAGGCGGCCTTCCTGCTGGTGAAGAAGGCGCAGGAACTCATCGACATGCGCGGCCACACCGGCGAGCACCCGCGCTTCGGCGCCACCGATGTCTGTCCCCTGGTGCCGATCAGCGGGGTGACGATGGCCGAATGCGCGGAATACGCGCGCGCACTGGGGAAGCGCGTGGGCGATGAACTGGGGATACCGGTCTACCTTTACGAGAACGCCGCGCGCGAGGAGAAGCGACGCAACCTGGCCAACAACCGCAGCGGCGAATACGAGGGCCTGAAGAAGAAGCTCGGCGATACCGCCTGGAAGCCCGACCATGGCCCGGCGGAATGGAACGAACGTGTGGCCCGCAGCGGCGCCATCGCCATCGGGGCGCGCAACTTCCTGGTGGCCTACAACATCAACCTGAACAGTACCAGCACGCGCCGCGCGAACGCCATCGCCTTCGACATCCGCGAGGCCGGACGCGTGAAACGCGAGGGCGATCCCCTCACGGGCAAGGTCGTCAACGATGCCAATGGCGAACCGGTGAAGATCCCCGGCAAGCTCAAGGCCGTGAAGGGCATCGGCTGGTACATCGAGGAGTACGGCATAGCACAGCTCTCGCTCAATCTCACCGACATCACGGTGACACCGGTGCATGTGGCCTTCGACGAGGCCTGCAAGAGCGCGGCGGAGCGTGGCATCCGGGTCACCGGCAGCGAACTGGTGGGCCTGATCCCCAAGCAGGCGCTGTTGGACGCGGCGGACTTCTTCCTCACCCGCCAGGAACGCAGCCTGGGCATCCCTGAACGGGAGAAGATCAAGATCGCCGTGAAGTCCTTGGGGCTGGACGATCTGGCGCCCTTCGATCCGGAGAAGAAGGTGATCGAATACATGCTGGCCGAACCGGGACAGGAGCGGCTGGTGCGCATGGACCTGAAGCGCTTCAGCGAGGAGGCCGCCAGCGAGAGCCCGGCCCCCGGCGGCGGCAGTGTGGCGGCTTACGTGGGCGCGTTGGGCGCGGCGCTCGGCACCATGGTGGCCAACCTCAGCGCGCACAAACGCGGCTGGGACGACCGCTGGGCGGCATACAGCGCTTGGGCCGTGCAAGGCGAGGCGCTCCGCAACGAACTGCTCTTCCTGGTGGACGAGGACACCCGGGCCTATGACCGGATCATCGCCTGCTTCGGCATGCCCAAGGGCAACGACGCCGAAAAAGCCGCGCGCAAATCCGCGATCGACGAGGCCACCAAGGGCGCGATCAACACCCCGCTGCGCACCATGGAGGTGTGCGTGGAAAGCATGGCGCTGATGAAGGCCATGGCCGGGACCGGCCTGGAAGCCAGCGTGAGCGATGCCGGTGTGGGCGCCCTGTGCGCGCGCACCGGGGCGATCGGCGGCTACCTCAACGTTCGCATCAACTGCGCCGGATTGGGCGATGAGGCCTTCAAGAAGCAGGTGCTCGCACGGGCGGAGGAACTCAAGGCACAGGCCGAGGCGCTGGAAGCCGAGGTGATGGCGATCACGCTGCGAAAGGTGTAG
- a CDS encoding STAS domain-containing protein, producing MNFTIEDKGRYTLVTSNVEKLDTTCAPELKSELVYLNKTNVRNVIIDLAATRYCDSSGLSALLVANRLCKSVNGSLVVCGLQEPVQKLVQISQLESVLSITPTAAEAVDLLYMEEIEKDINKEP from the coding sequence ATGAACTTCACCATCGAAGACAAAGGCCGCTACACCTTGGTGACCAGCAACGTGGAGAAGCTGGATACCACCTGCGCGCCTGAATTGAAGAGCGAACTGGTCTACCTGAACAAGACCAACGTGCGGAACGTGATCATCGATCTGGCCGCCACGCGCTACTGCGATTCCAGCGGGCTGAGCGCCCTGCTCGTGGCCAACCGCCTGTGCAAGAGCGTGAACGGCTCGTTGGTCGTGTGCGGCCTGCAGGAACCCGTGCAGAAACTGGTGCAGATATCCCAGTTGGAGAGCGTGCTCTCCATCACCCCCACGGCCGCCGAGGCCGTCGACCTGCTCTACATGGAGGAGATCGAGAAAGACATCAACAAGGAACCGTGA
- a CDS encoding T9SS type A sorting domain-containing protein — translation MLGCLLFMAALPCMAQNLVPNPSFEEADTCLILNTYYYPETGPLHWFTGGGSTDHFQSCLPFGAFNGVPLNAATFQYPYEGEAYAGMITYNEQFGVREYWMVELTSPLVVGQTYYASFYANAAFRNDGQSNQAWVASSGVGMLFTMEPRQYEAGDPLPTPVNHAHIQHAGILADTAEWTLVSGNFVSDSAYRYVMLGNHFDNANTDTLHLEHLTIQGRGYTVIDKVCVSPDPDGCPMALGVPETVQDGVVLFPNPAFGVVCMSGLSQCTQVAIYDSLGRQLWTGNAVAGTWRMDVGAWARGAYLLCMEQGGRQRSFKFVLAE, via the coding sequence ATGCTCGGTTGCCTCTTGTTCATGGCCGCTTTGCCCTGTATGGCCCAGAACCTGGTGCCCAACCCCTCCTTCGAAGAAGCGGATACCTGCTTGATCTTGAACACGTATTACTACCCGGAAACAGGGCCGCTCCATTGGTTCACAGGTGGCGGATCGACAGATCACTTCCAAAGCTGTTTGCCCTTTGGTGCATTCAATGGCGTGCCATTGAACGCTGCGACATTCCAGTATCCATACGAAGGCGAGGCCTACGCCGGGATGATTACGTACAACGAGCAGTTTGGTGTGCGTGAATATTGGATGGTGGAATTGACATCCCCGCTGGTGGTCGGGCAAACCTACTATGCGAGCTTCTATGCGAACGCTGCCTTTCGCAATGATGGGCAAAGCAATCAGGCATGGGTCGCATCAAGCGGAGTGGGGATGCTCTTTACCATGGAGCCACGTCAATACGAAGCCGGGGATCCCTTGCCGACGCCTGTGAACCATGCTCATATCCAACACGCCGGCATACTTGCGGACACTGCGGAATGGACCTTGGTGAGCGGAAATTTCGTGTCAGACAGCGCTTACCGGTACGTGATGCTGGGCAACCACTTCGACAACGCCAATACGGACACGCTGCACTTGGAACACCTTACGATCCAAGGCCGCGGGTATACGGTGATCGACAAAGTGTGCGTTTCGCCGGACCCGGATGGCTGCCCGATGGCGCTTGGGGTTCCTGAAACGGTGCAGGACGGTGTGGTGCTTTTCCCGAACCCGGCTTTCGGCGTAGTGTGCATGAGCGGTTTGTCGCAGTGTACACAGGTGGCGATATACGACTCTTTGGGGCGGCAGCTATGGACAGGGAATGCAGTAGCTGGAACATGGCGCATGGATGTGGGCGCATGGGCGCGGGGTGCTTATCTGTTGTGCATGGAGCAAGGCGGGAGACAACGTTCGTTCAAGTTCGTGTTGGCCGAATAG
- a CDS encoding T9SS type A sorting domain-containing protein: MRKTLLPILLVIATRALAQPCTPNPLYADSLFGVWPDTTTNFTWGTMGQPYFQDLNLIVPQNAGVINPAFEGQMIDSVAFTGISGLPNGLAVLCNSQTGAPCSYITGQLGCGVIQGTPTEHGDFPLVLNVLAYTNLFGNVIPIPYSFTGYKIFISQSVSVQEVAMVPGLGHVRNVPNPFSVRTQIEFQMARAGEVRVRVFNLLGEELWKQTLHGKAGINRIPFENRDLQEGVYLYKVESGKEAFTGRMVLQR, encoded by the coding sequence ATGAGGAAAACCCTACTCCCGATCCTGCTGGTCATCGCCACCCGTGCCCTGGCACAGCCGTGCACGCCCAACCCGCTTTACGCGGACAGCCTCTTCGGCGTGTGGCCCGACACCACCACCAATTTCACCTGGGGCACCATGGGCCAGCCCTACTTCCAGGACCTGAATCTGATCGTGCCGCAGAACGCCGGGGTGATCAATCCCGCCTTCGAGGGCCAGATGATCGATTCGGTGGCCTTTACCGGCATCAGCGGCCTGCCCAATGGACTGGCCGTGCTCTGCAACTCGCAGACCGGCGCGCCCTGCTCCTACATCACGGGCCAGCTGGGTTGCGGCGTGATCCAGGGCACCCCCACGGAGCATGGTGATTTTCCGCTGGTGCTGAACGTGCTGGCCTACACCAACCTGTTCGGCAACGTCATCCCCATCCCGTACAGCTTCACCGGCTACAAGATCTTCATCTCGCAGAGCGTGAGCGTGCAGGAGGTGGCCATGGTGCCCGGCCTGGGCCATGTGCGCAACGTGCCCAACCCCTTCAGCGTGCGCACCCAGATCGAGTTCCAGATGGCCCGTGCCGGCGAGGTGCGCGTGCGGGTCTTCAACCTGCTGGGCGAAGAGTTGTGGAAGCAGACGCTCCACGGCAAGGCGGGCATCAACCGCATCCCCTTCGAGAACCGCGACCTGCAGGAGGGTGTTTATCTCTACAAGGTGGAAAGCGGCAAGGAGGCCTTCACCGGCCGCATGGTGCTGCAACGCTGA
- a CDS encoding tail fiber domain-containing protein: protein MKAKNFLRSSVMAVCMLALGVGHSQVTFEGNNSLNSATDFVGWDNTVTNDPLMIRHDANQPIEFYTHGLQRMRLYPTGTINVNTYPGIPQNGYLGISNQPLFFTNTQGPFTRLHLADSTTNSPGVYAQQRGFRPWQRNGVTFTGNGDHGYVGQKYHFNSGGGLINDRTDMVVQWSNDLDGSFGPDILTFRFTTSPLAGTNTGARSYEGLEGMRLFPESHHSILVGIGDYQAESFVQGVDIQPEERLDILDRTIRLRDFVHPTLYRNDSLYRVLVADSTDGRVYWRPIDNFNGSDCTWTLQGPPGSNSSISTAYPANPGCPQMPQGVGIGLQLPKAKLDVHHEVFSELDRIAIRGTVVPNVQQDHFGMYGFCLPTGAAVGLNSYGVRGLSRNGRGTYGVSGRGELTTTQAALGGSVYGVHGVAVKSFNLGTGLVASVYGQAIVPDTSMANWWGGYFEGRGFLGASAWTYSDANLKTGIEELALEEALDLVLQLKPKRYAFAAAEMPYLSLPTGGQIGLLSQEVEAILPELVMDVERPAAIDSTGTETEPALTFKAMNYDGLIPVLVGAVQAQQQVIAQLQEQMAAMQEQVAACCAQDTDKAYQPGPMDGHGEVKKDPTLERLLRIDPNPFTDATTVRYTLERTGRMQLLVNSGDGKQLQVLHESLASAGDHHYDWHTAQLAPGVYYVTLLLDGEPLVKRAVKVR from the coding sequence ATGAAAGCGAAGAATTTCTTGCGGTCATCCGTGATGGCCGTATGCATGCTGGCCCTTGGGGTTGGGCATTCACAGGTGACATTTGAGGGAAATAACAGCCTCAATTCAGCGACCGATTTCGTCGGCTGGGACAATACGGTGACGAACGACCCGCTGATGATCCGGCACGATGCGAACCAGCCGATCGAGTTCTACACACATGGCCTGCAACGGATGCGGCTTTATCCCACCGGAACCATCAATGTGAACACCTACCCTGGCATTCCGCAGAACGGCTATTTGGGCATCAGCAACCAGCCCCTGTTCTTCACCAATACCCAGGGGCCATTCACCAGGTTGCATCTGGCCGATAGCACCACCAATTCACCGGGTGTCTATGCGCAGCAGCGCGGCTTCCGGCCCTGGCAGCGCAATGGTGTCACCTTCACCGGCAATGGGGACCATGGATACGTGGGCCAGAAGTACCACTTCAACAGCGGAGGCGGACTGATCAACGACCGCACGGACATGGTGGTGCAGTGGAGCAATGACCTGGATGGTTCGTTCGGGCCAGACATCCTCACCTTCCGGTTCACCACATCGCCGCTGGCAGGAACGAACACCGGAGCGCGCAGCTATGAAGGACTGGAAGGCATGCGGCTGTTCCCGGAAAGCCACCACAGCATACTCGTGGGAATTGGTGATTACCAGGCGGAAAGCTTTGTGCAAGGGGTGGACATTCAGCCTGAGGAGCGCCTCGACATCCTGGACCGTACCATCCGCCTGCGGGATTTCGTGCATCCTACGCTCTACCGGAATGATTCGCTGTACCGTGTTCTGGTGGCCGACTCCACCGATGGACGGGTCTATTGGCGGCCGATCGACAACTTCAACGGTTCCGACTGCACCTGGACGCTGCAAGGCCCGCCGGGTTCCAACAGTTCCATCTCCACGGCCTACCCGGCCAATCCCGGCTGCCCGCAGATGCCGCAGGGCGTGGGCATCGGCCTGCAGTTGCCCAAGGCCAAGTTGGACGTGCATCATGAGGTCTTCTCCGAGTTGGACCGTATCGCGATCCGCGGCACAGTGGTGCCGAATGTCCAACAGGATCATTTCGGGATGTATGGGTTCTGCCTACCCACCGGCGCAGCAGTGGGCCTGAACAGCTACGGTGTGCGCGGCCTGTCCCGCAATGGCCGCGGTACATACGGCGTATCCGGCCGTGGAGAGTTGACCACCACGCAAGCGGCTTTGGGTGGGTCAGTCTATGGTGTGCATGGCGTGGCAGTGAAGTCCTTCAATTTGGGCACTGGGTTAGTTGCAAGCGTGTATGGCCAGGCCATTGTCCCCGACACTTCCATGGCCAACTGGTGGGGCGGCTACTTCGAGGGCCGCGGTTTTCTGGGCGCCTCGGCATGGACCTATTCCGACGCGAACCTGAAGACCGGCATCGAGGAGCTGGCCTTGGAGGAGGCGCTGGACCTGGTGCTGCAACTGAAGCCCAAGCGCTACGCCTTCGCCGCTGCCGAGATGCCTTACCTCTCCCTGCCCACGGGCGGGCAGATCGGTCTGCTCTCGCAAGAGGTGGAAGCCATCCTGCCGGAACTGGTCATGGACGTGGAACGCCCTGCGGCGATCGACAGCACGGGCACGGAGACCGAGCCGGCACTGACCTTCAAGGCCATGAACTATGATGGGCTGATCCCCGTGCTGGTGGGCGCCGTGCAAGCGCAACAGCAGGTCATCGCCCAGCTACAGGAACAGATGGCCGCCATGCAAGAGCAAGTGGCCGCCTGCTGCGCCCAGGACACGGACAAGGCCTACCAGCCCGGGCCGATGGACGGCCACGGCGAGGTGAAGAAGGACCCCACCTTGGAGCGCCTGCTGCGCATCGACCCCAACCCCTTCACCGACGCCACCACCGTGCGATACACGCTGGAACGCACGGGCCGCATGCAACTGCTGGTGAACAGCGGCGACGGCAAGCAACTCCAGGTCTTGCATGAGAGCCTGGCCTCCGCAGGCGATCACCATTACGACTGGCACACCGCGCAGCTGGCACCGGGCGTGTACTACGTGACGCTGTTGCTGGATGGCGAGCCGCTGGTGAAGCGGGCGGTGAAGGTGCGGTAG